Proteins encoded in a region of the Coffea eugenioides isolate CCC68of chromosome 4, Ceug_1.0, whole genome shotgun sequence genome:
- the LOC113769324 gene encoding uncharacterized protein LOC113769324, translated as MRVFKWTSLFHVDKEPSIVPVWFSLPKLPIHFFKKECLFHVVSCLGRPLFMHAATTSLARPSVARVCVEVDLMQPLPKCVWVGVGTGDSEGFWQVLQPENLPIYCSFCFRQGHDMGGCHVKHPELQAAMQKREPQRQETQAVSFRPKRAGNVGSLTDVGLAGGSVSANLAMPADSSAIADEPTATATAEALGRHSAHPAAAEARDALAGQSGAQAEGALLAPVVEAEKELDQSCDGQEALVVRPSLTSPCTEATGKAGNTLDGQVAATTQYEQDGEESNRTDGLAVGSEGEEEEIQHVERVAGNLSPRSRVVGGQREAGSLVIDIFNLDPLVQQVQAKVHAEGRRMQS; from the coding sequence ATGCGGGTATTCAAATGGACTTCATTATTCCATGTCGACAAAGAACCATCAATTGTTCCAGTTTGGTTTTCTCTCCCGAAGCTTCCGATTCATTTCTTCAAGAAGGAATGTCTGTTCCACGTAGTCTCTTGCTTGGGTAGGCCATTGTTCATGCATGCTGCAACCACTTCGCTGGCTCGACCAAGTGTAGCTCGTGTATGTGTGGAGGTTGACCTGATGCAGCCTCTCCCCAAATGTGTATGGGTTGGAGTTGGGACAGGTGATTCCGAGGGGTTTTGGCAAGTGCTGCAGCCTGAAAATTTGCCGATCTATTGCTCCTTCTGCTTCCGTCAGGGCCATGACATGGGAGGATGTCATGTGAAACATCCAGAGTTGCAGGCAGCTATGCAGAAACGGGAGCCGCAACGACAGGAGACGCAGGCTGTGAGCTTTCGCCCCAAGCGGGCTGGTAACGTCGGAAGTCTTACTGACGTGGGTTTGGCTGGGGGCTCCGTGTCTGCAAACCTTGCAATGCCTGCTGACTCGTCGGCGATAGCTGACGAGCCAACGGCAACGGCGACGGCTGAGGCTCTGGGCAGACACTCGGCCCATCCAGCGGCAGCGGAGGCGAGAGATGCTTTGGCTGGGCAGTCTGGCGCGCAGGCTGAGGGAGCCTTGTTAGCTCCTGTGGTGGAGGCAGAGAAGGAGCTCGACCAGAGTTGTGATGGACAGGAGGCGCTGGTGGTACGGCCTTCGTTAACGTCACCTTGCACTGAGGCTACGGGCAAGGCGGGGAACACACTAGATGGTCAAGTTGCAGCGACAACCCAGTATGAGCAGGATGGGGAGGAAAGTAACAGAACGGATGGGCTTGCAGTGGGATCAgagggggaggaggaggagattCAGCATGTAGAGCGGGTAGCAGGGAATTTGTCGCCGCGAAGCAGAGTGGTGGGTGGGCAGAGGGAGGCGGGGTCGTTGGTTATTGACATCTTTAATTTGGATCCATTAGTTCAGCAAGTTCAGGCAAAGGTTCACGCGGAGGGGAGGAGAATGCAATCGTGA